The nucleotide window gagaagacattcatactatcaCGCAAGCGCTACATTATTATtctcggggtctctagtccaccgccgcttcctcaactgccaaacAATAGATgcagacaaaagtgaacgaaataattttttcataaattttctattgacatgcatgattaataataacaatttcttatacctaattattcttttttgtaattacacagcagggtctccgccaacctaagtccaattattcaatctccagatcatcatagtgctccgggcaatgattatgcaacgccgccaccgctgccacctccaaggaggtctccaatgccttcaAGGCagtctccaccgccaccacctccaaggaggtctccaacgcctccaataAGGTCTCAaatggctgccccgcctcccttgatgatcaagaagcagccagctcctaagaggttcaccccgcaaacgaagctgttggcccaccagccaacaaagaagaaagcctcctctaatctagttattccccaaaaactgtcttacgagaaaagtaaaaaggaattaaaggatgcagtacaaaaagatgtgaaaagtttcttcaaaaaagtaagaaagcaacgagaagcgagggagaacccgaagaaaccgtacttctacctagctccagatcttctaagaaagaaggtggaccagaaaaagcgagaatctcaaaagaccctaccaAAATTAGACTATGactgctctctcaccaagtcatttgaggtgaagcagaaaaagactagagcagggaaaggtgttgcacaactcggacaacaatcgcaacaatcagtcccccctcttgtcattcgtaatgaatatggttcaaacttagacatactggacgtcgattttgaggacctggctcggttttacgaggataccggtttggaccttgcccaagtgcttgctgaaggaccatctgctccgaaagtggatcattgaaagaaatttgaacatagaaagagtctatacaaccctgaggtcttaggtgaactgggtacgcaaatgtacctgctaaacaagtggtacatggccgCGTGGgaacggggagagacctttgtttctgtcagagttagaaaccaacattacttccgtggcgatgacattatatatgtcgagttttcagaattacatcaactatgccacctggactctctcgacaaaagtctcatgagctgctattgtctgtaagtgtgattattttctactattaaaatgtatatatataaagctacatgtatatatataaattatatatcctcacactatatttttatatatgccgatatgagatgacagaactcagaaagagaaaggataatgatgttagttttgttgatccaaatgtcgtattcaaacaccctaatctcccgactcaatggaaagctgaactcgagaaaaatctcatgaggtctTAGTGAActaacaaaacaaggacatactcttcctctacaacttcaagtgagtgttaaataattaatgtcgatcatattgaTATTTGTTcagttatttgcttactagctaagctatctctcatatatatatatatatatatatatatatatatatatatatatatatatatatatatatatatatatatatatatatatatatatatagttaatgtcgatcatatttgtgtataaaaacatatgcagcaatcactggatattgatggtcatcgatatgaccaatagtcggttgagcatcttagactcattaagaaaagagcaaacagagcaccaagacatgatagatattatcctaGGGTAATTttgtctctctagcaactatatataccccgatctcttaacttcaacaattattaaagggcaaattaattttttattttattgggcgcagtgtttggaaaagtttcattgagaaacaccacatgaaacattgcaaagcaccactggatgtaatcgcacataaagtaagtactagctacatttatatatatatatacatacatacatatatatatatataattcaattaacaccatgcatgctttcaattcaccagatcttttttctcgtaaaagtgggttttgaggcaagaacagggaaacaactactgcggatactatgtttgcgagttcatcatggcgtactcaaaaagaactcctgaagagaacctcaaagtacgttatataaatatattcatatatttacaatttcttttattactcatatatataagtaatcacgtgtataaacacacacacacacacacacatatatatatatattaatacttttcctttaacttttattgaagactctatggttgaagaaaaaagtcatacgacgtgaccaactaaaagcaattcaagagaccatagcaggatttcttaatgaccaggtcctaaaccccgccggcgagttctacaatgacgtgaacgaaacatggaagccaaattagatggagtgaatttgttatgccaagaatatgatagaatatacaatgcaagctttatttgtaatatatatatatatatatgtgcacatattatatgtacataaaatagcgtactatatatatatatatatttgtaatatatatatatatatgtacataaaatatatatatatatatgtgcacatattatatgtacataaaatagcgtactatatatatatatatatatttgtaatatatatatatatatatatatatgcatgtaatatatacgttagtttcatactttagtttgtacaaaatgttcaaacattataaacgtgtagaatacgtatattattagcagcgtagaatgcgtatttgaaaacctattcaaaaaccaaaacgaatcatcaattaaaaataaaaacaaaaaataaaaaaaaagaaaacctttagtcccggttggtaataccaaccggtactaaaggaCCAGCCCACGTGGCTagaccgggaggcctctttagtcccggttggtattaccaaccgggactaaagatggacctttagttccggcgcgaaactgggactaaaggaggggctctTTAGTCCTGGATTCATGCTCTCGGTTCTAAAACCGGGACCGAAGGGAGTTGAGAACCGGGACTACACcctttctctactagtgacagTGACATTGCTAGCTGCTGGGACAGTGAGACTGGGATTAAAAGACGCTGCTAGGTAATGGTTTGCAACTTTGCATGGCATGCACGTTAACCAGTGCATTAACCGGCGGCCGGACAGGACAGATAGAGACAGATGGAACGGTCTGTCCTTGCGGCCAGGCCAGCACGACTGCATGAGGATGGGATGAGCGGCACAAGAGGTGTCTGAGATGACGGGAGCACTGTGCGTTTTGACCGGCGCCGCCGTGCTTTGCAACTGCATGCGTAACAGCTGGAGGGTAGTGCATGGAGTAAATGGGCGGCTGTCGTCGATCGCTTGTCTAGCTGTAGTGTAGGCCTTGCTTGGTGTGCGAGTTTGCCGACGTGGGGACGGACAGAGCTACGGGCAGCCGACGGCGACGTGCATGCAGGGAGCATGGTTGCGCGTTGCGCTCAGTCGCAGATATATATAGGAGAAGCGCCTGCGTCCGTCAATAAGCAGAAGCAGCCGCACTCGTGCTAATCTAGCTGTCTACTGGACTGATACAGCTGCCGGGCCTTGTTTGTCTGAAAACCCGATGGTTTGTCATAAAAATGGAACTAGATACGAACCATCCTGTCCTGTGACTGTGATGTGTGACTCACTGACACTGCCGGCCTGCCAGGGCCGGTTGGGAACTCGGCCCGCGCGGTGGAAGCATGAGCTAGGCCCAACCAAACAAATAGGCTGCAGCCGGGCTACGAGAGGGAGTTGGGCTTTGATCAATTTGCTACGAATGCGGCAGAACacggtttctttttttttctctacaactaaaatatACGGATTGCCAACGTCTACCCGTCAGGACCAAAACACTCATACGATCCATATTCGACAGGCAAATAATCATCGCATGAAGACACTGGAAGacaagtaaataaaatggaataaaactcACAGAATCACTGGCagacaaataatcaccgcatggagaCACCGGAAGGCAAGTAAATAGAATGTAATAAAACggaaagagaattatgggaaGAGAAAGGAATTTATTGGGATATCACCAtgcaatgatcatgatcgtgaTCTAAATCTCGTTCGTCATCCTTCGCATTGCTTGttaacaaatatttttttttcccaaaaaatgaATTGTTGCCATGTCTCATGTGGGCTAGGATATTGTAAGTCCGAGTATATATGTTTTGGGCAAGGCAGAGTATGGATAAATTCAATTCGATGCCTAGCAATAAATTTTCAGCCTTTGAGGCAGCTGATGTTTGTCGTAACTTTCAGACAAGCTCTAAGCCTAGCTTTTATTTTAGATTTATTACGATAATAAATGTGTTTCTAGACATTATTATGGTATAATACACGTGAAAAATTGAATTAATATATTCTTGATTTTGACTTGGCTAACAAACATCTCATTCAATTTATATTGCAcccattgcaacgcacgggcactcatctatctctacaactaaaacatacggATTGTCAACATCTACCCGGCAGAACCAAAACACTCATGCAATCCATGACTATCCGGCATAAAAAAATCTCCTTGCGATCCATAACTACCTGACGCAGAAAAGGAAACTGCCCCCAACCCCTGTATGGCTACTCTGTCTGGCTCTATCCCACACTCCTCCCTCACATGTTCCTTCGGGTCTTTCTATGTATAGATGCATGCACGTGCACCCCGCTCCGGCATGCAGCCGCGGTATTCTTATCTTTTCGGCAAATCCAGAAAGCACAGATCACGAAAAAAAATCAACAATAAGAAAAATGTTAATGTCCACTGGCAAACAAATAATTACCGCATGAAGACAttggaaggcaagtaaataaaatagaataaaacggaaagagaattatgggaagaaaaatgaatttattggaatatcaccacgcaatgatcatgatcgtgaTCCAAATCTCGTTCGTCGTCCTTCGCGTTGCGTGTTGGCAAAAATGAATTGTTGCCATGCCTCATGCGAGCTAGGATATTATAAGTCCGAGTATACATgttttgggcaaggcagagcatgGATAAATTCAATTCGATGCCTAGCAATAAATTTTCAGCCTTTGAGGCAACTGATGTTTGTCGTAACTTTCAGGCAACAAGCTCCAACCTACcttttatttcagattcattacgataatgaatgtgtttctagacattatcatggtatAATACACGCAAAAAATTGGATTGATATATTCTTGATTTTAACTTGGCTAACAAACATCTCATTCAATTTATATTACACCCGTTGTAACGCACAGATACTCATCTAGTAGCCTAAAAAATTAGGGACTGACTACACATCTCCTGCAGATTTTTGTGTTTGTTATCTTCCACTTTTTTAACAAATCAAAAGTTGCCACGTCACATGTGACAAAAAAAAGATAAAACGAAAATACCACACATATACGTCACATAACAGCTTCCAGAAGATTTTTATGTTTGTTATCTTCCACTTTTAGAAAATCAAAATCTGGAATGAAAAAAATGGTGCTcgcaaaataaaaataaaaatggaacTCCGAGGCACCACACTGTGTTGCTCCTGATCGAGCAGAGACCTCAGCAGCCGCGCGCGCACTCGACAATTCTCGGCGGGCAGGACCACTTGACGGTTCGTGTTCATTTTATATACCGACCTCTGCACGATCAAACATCCGGATCCGATGCATATATGCCCTGTCTTTATTTTTTTTtagtcagaacaatatttttttctcgtaACAAATCAATCAAAATAGTATTTcgatttgttttttcagcgaagtgaacaGAGCCAACTAACCGTGCGCTGACGACTCAAGGAAGGACAATGATTAATGAAAAGGTAATTTCAGAGTTGGAGCTCGTTCAGTAGCCGACGACCCGAATTGACACGGCGGTACTCAACTACTATCTCCAATTTTCCTGAAAGCCGATAGCAAAGTAGTTAGAGTCTGATAATACAACATCACTGATCCTGAAAAGGGAGAAATTTTGCTTTAGAAATCACTCTCCTTCAGTGCTGCTGCCACCAGCAGACAAAAAATACTGAAGGAacaataaaattctacagcagcAGCGCCCACTATCTTTATTTATCAAATCACATACAAGCAACGAACTGAAACACCATGCCGCCGCGACATACGGAACGAACTGAAGAAAACAATCACTGACAACACAACGACATCAcggaatgaaaaaaaaaacatgaatcTTAATAAAGATCTGAACCACACAAAAGTGGAAGACAATAGCACAAGAAATCTTCCCGCAGATATTTAGAAATTCCGAAAAAGTATTGTTATTATCATGGCTCTTAGCGTGACAAAAAAGAATTAGTCCCTGAAATTTTAGTTTGATATATGTGCTACTATTACTATTTTTGGAAAAAGAACTCGAGAACACGCCGTTGATTCAGCTGTTGTTGTGCACATTATTCAGCCGAAACGAAAACGATTGCAGCAGCAGCACCTGTAAGGAAAATGGCACATTGAATGGGCCATTatttgattttggtgtttgatgtatAACATGATCATTTGGACTAGTAAAGTTTGCTACTCTCtcagttttaaattataagtcgctttgactttttttgtttatccattttgctatgtatctagacatgttatttatctagatgcatagtaaaatagatgtaccaaaaaaattaaAGCGATTTATAATTTGAACGAAAGGAGTAGTATACAAGGTTAAATTCAAATGGATGCAAGGTTGACTTAGACTTAGGCAACCTACATGGAGATCAGGATGATCAACACCCTAAGTTGAAGATCTATAGGACATGCCAGAAGTCTACGATATCAAGAAGTAGAAGCCTAGACGCGAAGACATAAAAGAAATTGAAGCCATTAAAGCCAATGTTGAAGATCTATAGGACATGCTAGAAGTCTATGACACCAAGAAGTAGAAGCCTAGACGCGAAGACATAAAAGAAATTGAAGCCATTAAAGCCAATGTTGAAGATCTATAGGACATGTCAGAAGTCTATGACATCAAAAAGTAGAAGCCCGGACGCGAAGACATAAAAGACCATTAATAAAGCCAGGACAAAGAGGTGGATGAATTGTCCTTGTCTCATgatttttgatttgctcaaattgATACGATATCAGTTCAAAAATGTAGATCtcttcattagctttccaaaaagtccaaaaACATCAAAATCGGAGTTCAAAGCAAAATATTACACCCAAAATATGAAAGCTAGTGTGTCGTGCTAAAAATTGAGCAACAGAAAACTCCAATGCTATTCTCCGATGACCACCAGGAAGAAGTGTTAAGACTATTTCTCCGGTGACCATCGGAACTTTCGGTTCTCACAGGAAAGACTACTTAGAACACCGCCTATGTGCTTACTCTAGTTTAGgcatagtgtttagtgaggttttgcatacctcttgctaccCGGTACTTGCGCACATCGTACTTATAAACTAGGGGCTTGTATTTTTACAAGATCATGCCAACCATGTTTCTGGTGCGGCCTCCGAGTGTGTAAAGGAGGGAGCGTTCTGGGAAAGGTCATCTCAGAGACCTatttgcacgtggggaaggcccgaagcTATCACGAAGTTACCCACCCAGGAGTTTGGCCCTTGCAAGGGCATTCTTGCGTGAGCTCCAATGAGTATTAGGGGGGGCGtgagcttctcgatacctcagtaaaaataccggagtcgttaaTAGGAGTTTGCATCAATTAAGCTCCCGCACTTTACATTGTGTACCTAAGTTGTGTGCTTACTATTCTAGTTTAGCTTGCAAGGCTAGTTGATAGTATTAGAACCTAGGCtgcctaactcttttgtggtAGTGATAACAACACACTTAGCTAAACCTTAGTTGCATATCTAGATATATTGTTTTCTTGCATATGTTTTAAGtagaattagaggccatagtgtAAAAGTTTTTAAATGCCTAATTCACTCTACTCCCTCTTAGGCATCCTGGTCCCTATAACACCCCTCAGCGGAAACTATGGGTGTATTTGGTTGGTCGGCTCTGCTCATCCTACATGGGTGGATCTGTATAAAACTGAGCGAGAAACGTGTTTGGTTAGCTGTGTGTCTGCATAAGTAGATAAAGGCTTGCGGGATATGTCCAATTTAAGCTTCACTCGCCAACCAAGCTCGGTGGATACAGGGATAAGGTGCGGCGTCCATGCGTCAGTCTCACAAGTTAGACATATTGCATCCGCTTATTCAGACAACCAAACAGTATCTCAATTTTTCTACATCCTCTCGTACAACTTCATCAAACACTTTCCTTTTTTAAAAAAGGTTACACCCAACCTACATTATTCGTAGAAAATACATCCCCAGTCcgacaaccaaacacacccatagtCATGGGTGATCAGCTGCCGCTCCTACGAAAGGGCAGCCGAGCAGGGCCATTTTCGCCACGCCATCCAGTTGGGTCGTAGCCGTCGGGGTTGAGCCATccgtcctgttcgcttgagcttattcagaactacttttcaatcatagaacaatgtttttctcttacaacatttcaacgtaagcatcagcataagccgcATCAGCCAACATGGTGATCATCGTGCAGTTCGTGCGTTTCTCTCGTTTTTGTGCCGTGTGGGCTTTTGGACCGCGCGACGGCCCACAAGTTCGTTGTTTCCTCCCAACCCCCGGGGCAAGAGCCAAGAGGGCGTCCGCGCTTCGATTGGAACGGCGGCTGGCTGATGTTGATCCATGGCCGGTAGAACGTCAGTAACGTTCCTTCTCACCGTCACCTCGTCGGCGCCTTCGTTGAATGGTTGGTTCTCAGCTGGCACACCACACTGTCCACACTCCACACACAACATCACCCCCCACCATGGCCAATGATGTATAGACCACGAGGAAAGTGGAAACAGCTCACGGTGGACTGCTGACCCAAGTGTCGGTGAATAGAAAGAAATGGATCCATCACGCTCAAGGCACAAGAGCTGACAGAATATTCTTTTGAAAAAGGAAATGGGAGGACAGGCAGAATAATGAAGGTTGAACGGCAGCGTGTGCCAGTATGATGCTACGTCTCCCAATCTTTCATGATCACATCACATTCATAGCCACTGTAGAATACAATTGCACTATATATCATATACAAAGGAAAAATATTCTCAACTTCCTTGTATgctacacaaaaataaccaatGCACGGGCTCACAGAGGAACGGATATACAAGAACAAATGAATACTAGCATTTTGTCATCGCTTTTCGATTGCAGTTTCTTCTTCACGGTTGTCCCACCATTTCTGCAATGCAGAGATCAAAGACGCTCCACAGGCTGTATTGATCATCGCCGCTCGGACCATACTTCTCGCAGGAGGTCGTGTCTGACATTCTCCATGGAGGCTCCCTGCCGAGTGCTGAAATGCGCGACACCATTGTTGCACGGGGAGGGGGGATTGCTCTTGTCGTACAGGGATGCCAGGGGGAACTCCAGGTCATCCAGATCGTCATCGCTGATGTACCCTCTCCTCTGCACCATTGATCCCCTCCGATCCAGCTCTGGATTGCCACAAGCCATGTCAGCCACTTTCTCCGCGACGTCCTCCAGTGTAGGTGGGCAGTACACCACTGGAGCAGCGGTGACTGGGAATGTGCTGATCATGTCTTTCTCTGTGAATCGCTCCAGCAAGCTCTGCAAGGCATTCATCGCAATACCAGTTGAGCAATTTGACATGTAGGTAACACAAGATGCTTCCAAATCAAAGGTGAAACAAACCATTTTAGCAAACGGAAAGTATACCTCAGAATTCAGCTCCTCTAGAACCATGCCAGGAACAGGATCAGGGCAGAACTCGTCAGGAGTGAAGTTGCAGAGTATTCTTGTTACTAGTGGAAGGCCAATGGATGGGCAGACCTGATGCAAAACACGACGATCAAAACTTCCTGAAGCACATATTAGGACCTGGGAATGTGACACGAACTACAAATGGAAGCTTACCTCTTTCCTAATGGTTTTCTCGAGAAGCATGTCCTTCGGGAGCATCAAAAGATCACTCAACTCATTAAGTAGCTTAAAACAAGTTGATTCTGCTGCATCTCTTCTGTCATCACCATTAATTTCCACATCTTGACCATCCTTTTCAGATTCAGCAGCATCCATGCCAAACGTATCAGTCAACCATCTGGACCAATTCCCAACCTGCAGAAGTATATCATGTGTTAAAATCAGTAGTGCAAGGGCGAGATCATGCATAGTCCCTATTCTagattgtttgtttgtttgttcatCATGCAATTGCAAGCATTTCATAATTTAAGTGCATACAGAGTTCTTGAGCTGTGCGCCTGATCCAAAGCTTAAGTCCCCAGCTGGAATCGGCAGAACTCTTGAGTCCACAATTGGGTCAGATATAGGATCCGTGGGTATCTCATTCTCTGATTCACGAAGGATGGCATTAAACATAGCAATATCTAAACGGGCTATGCAGTGCTCCATCACCTGATAGAAACAGAAAATTTCATGAGTAAACTTCACACAAAAGATACCATTaccaaagaaacaaaaataagCATCTGAAAGCATACCAATTTTGCCAACACTGGTAAACATCCACACTCATGTCCACCAGCACGAAGAGGACAGATTCTGCTGAATGCATCATGAAATGCAGTTTTCCAGATATCAATAGAAAAACTTCCATGTTGCTGATCACCCAAAGAATGCCCTAACGACCTCCCAATCTTTGGAGTTGACAAATCTTCTACAGGGGTTTGCATGTGGGGTGTCATTGCCTGTGAAATGAAAATCCTTCAGAAAACTGAAAACTTGGATTAATTTGCAATAGGTTTTAATCATCACTGTTTTAGAAGCCATACTCAGCTTTCTGGAAAGTGTCAAGACAGTAATAGGGTGAACTTTTACCTGCCACCACATAGACTCGACAATCCGAGAAAAGATCCAAGATTCGATCTTCTCCAATGCATCCAGCAGTGTGCTAGTTTCACGCCAATCATCTGGCACCTGCATGATATTGGGTTTCGCATACTTGCCACTGTAGTTACTTTTCCATCGTGTTGGAGCGGAACTCCTGTCAGGCTTCTTTGCACCATTTGTGTTGAAAAGCTTAACTGGACTTGAGTGTCGTGAAGAACCAAATGTTTGTGCAATAATTTCTCTCAGGACAACAGTGTTCGATAGCCAAAATGTCAACCTACATCAAAATTAGATTCTCACTTCTTAAATTTTGATCTGAAGGAGTTGACGGTAATGACAATAAGGGGAATCAAGCAGTAGAGGGTAGTGATAATTTACCTTGAAACATCATTGCCACAAGACTTTGCAACAAGCACAAGCCCAGAAACTGAATTTCTTGCGACTGAAGCTTTCTTAACCGAGGACCAAAATTTTGATGCATGAATGTAAATCCTAGATAGACGGCGAGCTGGTGTATGCAACTTATGTGATGAACCACCATGCTCTGGCACCACAGAGTAGAGAGAAGCCTCGAGGGCAGCAACTTCACGTAGCTCCTGCTCCAACTTCTCAATTTTTGAATATAATTCCTCATTATTTTCATATGAAACTGAGTTGCCATTATCAGCTTCGTTTTCTTCAGTATCAGCAATTTCATCATCAGTGCCAGTACTCTGATCACATTTTGGAGCTTCATCCAATATATCGATCTCCTTTGCCTCTTCAATGGCTTTACCTTCAATCTCTCTGCCCCCAATGGCAATACCATCAATTACTTTGCCCTCAATAGGTTTATCATCAGTGACTTCACATTCAATGGCCTTATCATCCTTCATTCCATCCTCAATGTCCTTATCATTCTTAGCTATGTCCTCAATGGCTTTATCATCCGTGGCTCTGCCTTCAACAGTGCTATCATCCTTGATTCTGCCCTCAACTGCTTTATCATCTATGGGTCTATCCTCAATAGCTTTGTCATCTGTTTCCTCAGACATCTCGGATGAAGAACAAGAAGGAGCTTTCGGAGTCTCTGGCTTCTTCATTTCAACAGTTTTAGCACCATTAGCTGTTTTGTTTGTTTTTGGCGATTTGTTCTGGCTACTGTTTGACGATCTAAACTGCAGCTTGGTGTGGATTTGACGATTGGAAATGCTTCTTGCTGAGCGTGGGCTGTTTTCCTTTGACTCTTTCCTTGCTAGCTTCTTTGGAACTCTTGAGACTCTTTTCACTTTAGTGTCTTCGTTACTGGTAGCCTCACCTGGCGATGAAAGGGAATTTCTAGCTGGTTCATAGTCTGATTCAGTTTCCTTCCCTTGTTTACCATCTCTTTCCACATCACTTGAATGATCATCTCTCTCTTCTCCATTCTCTTTGGCACCCATTTCCGTATCCTTTGTGATGCACTAGTAGAAGTTTGATACCTGGACAGATCACCAACAGA belongs to Miscanthus floridulus cultivar M001 chromosome 4, ASM1932011v1, whole genome shotgun sequence and includes:
- the LOC136549941 gene encoding uncharacterized protein, whose translation is MGAKENGEERDDHSSDVERDGKQGKETESDYEPARNSLSSPGEATSNEDTKVKRVSRVPKKLARKESKENSPRSARSISNRQIHTKLQFRSSNSSQNKSPKTNKTANGAKTVEMKKPETPKAPSCSSSEMSEETDDKAIEDRPIDDKAVEGRIKDDSTVEGRATDDKAIEDIAKNDKDIEDGMKDDKAIECEVTDDKPIEGKVIDGIAIGGREIEGKAIEEAKEIDILDEAPKCDQSTGTDDEIADTEENEADNGNSVSYENNEELYSKIEKLEQELREVAALEASLYSVVPEHGGSSHKLHTPARRLSRIYIHASKFWSSVKKASVARNSVSGLVLVAKSCGNDVSRLTFWLSNTVVLREIIAQTFGSSRHSSPVKLFNTNGAKKPDRSSAPTRWKSNYSGKYAKPNIMQVPDDWRETSTLLDALEKIESWIFSRIVESMWWQAMTPHMQTPVEDLSTPKIGRSLGHSLGDQQHGSFSIDIWKTAFHDAFSRICPLRAGGHECGCLPVLAKLVMEHCIARLDIAMFNAILRESENEIPTDPISDPIVDSRVLPIPAGDLSFGSGAQLKNSVGNWSRWLTDTFGMDAAESEKDGQDVEINGDDRRDAAESTCFKLLNELSDLLMLPKDMLLEKTIRKEVCPSIGLPLVTRILCNFTPDEFCPDPVPGMVLEELNSESLLERFTEKDMISTFPVTAAPVVYCPPTLEDVAEKVADMACGNPELDRRGSMVQRRGYISDDDLDDLEFPLASLYDKSNPPSPCNNGVAHFSTRQGASMENVRHDLLREVWSERR